One stretch of Zingiber officinale cultivar Zhangliang chromosome 6B, Zo_v1.1, whole genome shotgun sequence DNA includes these proteins:
- the LOC121991447 gene encoding D-aminoacyl-tRNA deacylase 1-like: LAELSLLLLLSVSQFTLYGILKGNKPDFHVAMPPHKAKPFYESLVEKFRKAYTSDAVKDGVFGAMMKVNLVNDGPVTMQLDSSQSRVGASLEDGEHDLPL, from the exons CTTGCTGAGCTATCTCTATTGTTGCTTCTTTCAGTGAGTCAGTTCACCCTATATGGAATTTTAAAGGGTAATAAACCAGATTTTCATGTTGCTATGCCACCACACAAAGCAAAGCCTTTTTATGAGTCACTTGTTGAAAAATTTCGCAAGGCATACACTTCAGATGCAGTTAAAG ATGGTGTTTTTGGAGCAATGATGAAG GTTAATTTGGTAAATGATGGTCCAGTCACAATGCAACTTGATTCATCACAATCACG TGTTGGCGCTTCACTGGAAGATGGGGAACATGATCTACCATTGTGA